In Streptomyces sp. HUAS ZL42, the DNA window GATCACGTGGGCGACCAGGTACAGCAGCATGATCACGCCGCTGACGGCCATCACTGTCTTCTTGCCGACGGAGGAGTCCCACACAGTGCGCGCCATGGACGGCCGTCGGTCCGTCCGCGTTGCCAGAGCCATGGCTCAAGACGCTAGGGCCGTTCGGCCCCATCGGTCCAAGACATGGCCCGGCTCGTTTCAATAGCAGATGCCTATGATGGTCGGGTGCAGTTCCAGCAACTCCAGTACTTCGTGGCGGTCGCCGAGACCCGGCACTTCACCCGGGCCGCGGATCTCGTGCATGTCGCCCAGCCCTCCCTCTCTCAGCAGATCAAGGCGCTCGAACGGGAGTTGGGCGCCGATCTGTTCCTGCGGGCGCGCGGCAACATCACGCTCACCGACGCGGGCGAGGCGCTGCTGCCGCTGGCCCGGCGCATCCTCGCCGACGCGGAGACGGCCCGGCACGAGGTGCAGGAGCTGGTGCAGCTGCGCAGCGGGCGGGTGCGGCTCGGTGCGACGCCGAGCCTCTGCACGGGTCTGCTGCCGGACGTCCTGCGGGCCTTCCACGACCGCTATCCCGGCATCCGGCTGATGATCGAGGAGGGCGGCTCGCACGACCTGGTACGGGAGCTGGCCCGAGGTGCCCTCGATCTGGCCCTGGTCGTGCTGCCGCTGCCGACCCCGTCGCCG includes these proteins:
- a CDS encoding LysR family transcriptional regulator — its product is MQFQQLQYFVAVAETRHFTRAADLVHVAQPSLSQQIKALERELGADLFLRARGNITLTDAGEALLPLARRILADAETARHEVQELVQLRSGRVRLGATPSLCTGLLPDVLRAFHDRYPGIRLMIEEGGSHDLVRELARGALDLALVVLPLPTPSPALTTVELLREDLVVVSSPEASRPGDGRRTVRIADLEGERLVMFRHGYDLRELTVAACRAEGFEPDFAVEGGEMDAVLGFVRAGLGVAVVPRMVAARSGRGLRVTPLARPGLHRTIALAHRSDVAPPRAARELQRMLLER